The Triticum urartu cultivar G1812 chromosome 5, Tu2.1, whole genome shotgun sequence genome contains the following window.
AATGGTTGGCACCACATTCATCACCCAGGATTTTGGGGACTCAATCGCCGCAGCAAAACCCCCAAAACCTGCATTCATGTCCATGATGTTTCTGTACCTACCAGTAAGTAGATACTTGTTCACATTGCTATAAGCCTTCACATGCTTCTTCCACATTTTGTTGTCTTTCTGATATGCCTGAGATGAAACCCCTGGAATTAACCCATTAGAAATTCTTGGAGGAATTGCGTTGAGCCTGCTTGGGAAGGGCTCGATTGCTCCTCCGGCAACTTCACTTGGATTTTCTACATCAGGAAGAGGTGTAACACATGCCTTCATCTTCTTGTACCTGGTGTTGCAAGAATAAGTGAAAATTAGGATAGGAGAGAGGTTATATAAATTATTAACCAGAACTTCTAACAACATATTAATACATCAACACATCTAAGTAGGCAAAGCGAAAATAATGCATTGACCAGACAGTATACCTATTGATGCTAGACTATCGTAATATATACTCTGAATCCTGCTaaatgatactccctccgtccggaaatacttgtcattgaaatggatgtatctagatgtattttagttgtagatacatccattttcatctattttgatgacaagtatttacggacagagggagtattaagCTAAAGTTAGCAATTCAGTCTAATAGATTGTTTCACAAAACTACAGTAGAAACATACCAGACATCATCTGCATTTGTTGATTCACACATCTGCACAGTGGATTCTTCTAGCCTAGAAGGACAGGACTCAGTATTTACTCTTTTCCGCCATATTGCCGTCTCACCCTTCTCCGAGACTTTCTCCCAACATAGAAGCTTAGCCATTTCCTCTATCTTGTTCTGCTCTGCCTCAAGATCCTCCTTTGTACGTTGCCAACCCTTGTAGTTCGCCTTCCAGTTAATTGGAGGACCTGACAGCACCCAGTATCCACCAGGTCTTAGAACCCTATCAACTTCCATCATATAGAGTCCATCTGCATATCAGCAAATACAGAAAAAAAATGAGAAGTAGAACAAGAACTGCATCAAAATGGCACAAGGTATTTACGCAATAACAAAATGTATCAAGCCCATATATTGGATGCACAGTATAGAAGGATACATGATTAGAGGCTCACCATTCATTCCCCATGGAATCAAGCACCTAGAACAATGGGCCATATCAAAGGCTCTTGATGGATAAGGGAGTTTAATTGTGCCAAGAACACCAATAACAGCTGGGACACCTCTCTCCAGAGCAAACTGTACTTGGGCTTCGTGTGAATCTCTGGGTGCAAACGACATGGCTAAAACATTCCTCTTTAACAAGTAAGCTCCCCAGCTAGCCACCtgaaaaaattcagaattttagGACATGAACAAAGTCAGAAGAAGCTCACGAAGTAGCAGTAAGCAATATATAGTTTGATATCTCCACTTACCCCGCAACCAGTGTCCAATGCAGTCCTGACAGTTCCATTGGCAATCGGTATAACTGACGCCAGTTGATCAATGTACTTATCAGCACCTTGAGGGAACTGTGTCCCACCACCAGGGAATCTGAAGACATTGCCCTCGTACTGCACCCAGTTCTGTATGGCTTTCTCGACCGTCAAGCTCTTATAGGGACAATTCGCAAAAGGAACATAGTCCCGACTTTTGGGCCATGGGAATGGAGCAACATATCCCTTAGGCGGTGGTACGAGGCAGTGCAGCTTTTCTTTCTGCGGTGGGCAATGCCGCTCTCTGTAATTCATGTTCTCCCGAGGAAATTTCATAGCTCTGTTTTGATCTTGGCAAGGTGTATAGTCCGTGAAGCGGTCCGGGCATGGCTTAAACTTCTTCACCGGCGAAACAAGATCGCCGGAGCTGCCTTGTTTAGAATGGTGTGTGTCGAAGCTGAGGTTGGGTAAGATGGTGCAATCGGTCCGCTTCGTGATCTCCAGGGCAATGCTGTCCCCCTTTCCGAAGCCACTCTTCTGCCACGCCCCGAGGATGTAGAAGAAGCAGCACAAACCAATCACTATGCATATAGACACGGTGCTTCTAGTCCTGTTGTCCGCAGGACCCCCCTTGACGGCCATTATGGTTTATCCTGAGAATTGCACACTGAATAAGATtgtcttttttatactactaaaTTATATGGTCCATTACATATATTTTTCCTAAATCTGACGCAACCGCAATTTCAAGTCTTTTTTTGCGGGGAACCGTAATTTCACCTGAGGCAATCATAGACGGACGATAATAAACAGGAAAGAAAGCATGTGGCTTTCGTGTATCACATCAGGTGTATCCTAACCACCAAACTTTACCAAAATTGTTGAAACAACAGATCTCTAAAATCCCACACCATGTCGGCAGCAGGAGAGGTGAAGCGCGAGGCTCGGATCTAGGTGGCGTCGAGATCAGTGGAGGGGCGAACTAACCACGGGATGAAAACAAAACAAGCTCATACCTCACAACCCAATGGCGAAGGATTGCGATGTCGCGGCGGAAGGAAGGACGGAACTCGGAGCTGCGGAAGAATGGCTCGCGGGGGAGAATGGCTCGCCGGCCGGATCCCGGGTTACCGCCAGCTCCTAGGCGAACGGCAGCTGCAACGGCTGGGAGAGAACCGGGGCCAAAATCTCGGGGTTTTAGAGCTGCGTTTCCCCCGATTTTCCGAGGGCGGTGGGGATTCGCCCAACCCCGAGCTTGACAGTTCTGCTCCACCTCCACCGACGGGTCGGGGAGAACCGAGGGAGTATGTTTTTCGCCGTTGGATTTCTGGGGAGAATAAAGCGGAAAGGCGGTAGAAATCTTGGGCTGTGGGGCCGTCGCTTTCGTGGATACAGATCTGTCTGCTGCCGCCCTACGGGGTTCGCGGATCATGCACGCCCGTTTACCCGACTGGAAGATTTAAAAAAACGACTGGAAGATACTTTTCTTTTTGCATTGACCATTTAAATTTAAATCCCAAACACTTTTTTTATCACAGTACAGACGAAGCGCT
Protein-coding sequences here:
- the LOC125509456 gene encoding probable methyltransferase PMT2, with translation MAVKGGPADNRTRSTVSICIVIGLCCFFYILGAWQKSGFGKGDSIALEITKRTDCTILPNLSFDTHHSKQGSSGDLVSPVKKFKPCPDRFTDYTPCQDQNRAMKFPRENMNYRERHCPPQKEKLHCLVPPPKGYVAPFPWPKSRDYVPFANCPYKSLTVEKAIQNWVQYEGNVFRFPGGGTQFPQGADKYIDQLASVIPIANGTVRTALDTGCGVASWGAYLLKRNVLAMSFAPRDSHEAQVQFALERGVPAVIGVLGTIKLPYPSRAFDMAHCSRCLIPWGMNDGLYMMEVDRVLRPGGYWVLSGPPINWKANYKGWQRTKEDLEAEQNKIEEMAKLLCWEKVSEKGETAIWRKRVNTESCPSRLEESTVQMCESTNADDVWYKKMKACVTPLPDVENPSEVAGGAIEPFPSRLNAIPPRISNGLIPGVSSQAYQKDNKMWKKHVKAYSNVNKYLLTGRYRNIMDMNAGFGGFAAAIESPKSWVMNVVPTIAKIATLGAVYERGLIGIYHDWCEAFSTYPRTYDLIHASGLFTLYSNKCSMEDILLEMDRILRPEGAVIMRDDVDVLTKVNKLARGMRWNTKLVDHEDGPLVREKVLYAVKQYWVGGNQTAAS